A region of the Methylocystis sp. MJC1 genome:
CGCCACGTACAAGTCTCCATGCAACAAGGTCCCCGGACGGGACCAGCCATCCGGGTCGCTGTCGGTCAGTTGGGCGGCTGAGATATGCGTGTCGACGACGCGCGCTCCCGGCGTAAGATCAGCTCTGCTTCGCAGTGACTGTCGCTTTCGCCGGGGGAGCGGCGACTGGCGGTTGTGCAGGGGGAGCGGCGAGCGGGGGCTGTGCAGGGGGAGCGGCGGCCGAGGGCTGGAAAGCTTGCTTGGCCAGATCGGAGTAGAGGTTGCCGATCGTCGTCGCCTGGGCGATGAAATCCTCATAGGCCGCCTTGGCGAAGTCGGATTGCAGCTGGATCGCTTCGTCGATGTGCTTCACGCCGAG
Encoded here:
- a CDS encoding phasin family protein, which codes for MPINLQETQAPGLKQSEAVLEATTSVVKGLQAVAAAMTDYWKTSSEKSRALFEKLLGVKHIDEAIQLQSDFAKAAYEDFIAQATTIGNLYSDLAKQAFQPSAAAPPAQPPLAAPPAQPPVAAPPAKATVTAKQS